The following coding sequences lie in one Oncorhynchus masou masou isolate Uvic2021 chromosome 20, UVic_Omas_1.1, whole genome shotgun sequence genomic window:
- the LOC135506510 gene encoding mucin-5AC-like, whose translation MNRKILIVLLMIIASGNAQSPTTNAPTTTTATAATTTTAAPTTTTAGMTTTTIPVTITTAASTKTTAATNTITGAATTTTTAPTTTTAPVTTTTDAPSKITNGVTTSTVYPTTTTDSPTTTTSATTTSTGASTITTAGITTTTVAHSTTTAAPTTTSTTSMMTTTVPAMTTTPATAAAATTTTVAATTTTGAPTTTTATAATTTTAAPTTTTAGMTTTTIPITTTIAASTTSTAATTTITGTATTSTSATTTTTAPVITTTDAPTTTTNGVTTSTVSPTTTTDAPTTITNGVTTTTVFPTTTTGAAITTTGAATVTTAGVTTTTVAHSTTTAAPTTTSTTSKMTTTVPAMTTTPATDVAATTTTVAATTTTAAPTATTSTAATTTTAAPTTTTAGMTTTTIPVTTTTAASTTTTAATTTITEAATTTPTAPTSTTAPVMTTTNAPTTTTNGVTTTTVSPTTTTGAATTTTDAPTTTTNGVTTTVSPTTTTGASITTTGPATVTTAGITTTTVAPTTTTATAANTTTANPTTTTAGMTTTTIPITITTAASSTTTAATTIITGAGTTTTTAPTTTKALVMTTADAPTTNTNGVTTSTVSPTTNTGVATTTTGATTTTGAPTTTTTTATAATTTTADPTTTTAGMPTTTIPVTTTTAASTTTTAATTTITGATTTSTTAPTTTTAPVMTTTDAQTVTTNGITTTTVSPTTTTAAASTTTAATTTTTAGITNITVAHSTNTAAPTISSTTSMMTTTAPAMTMTPATAATATTTRVAATTTTGAPTTTTAGITKTTADKTTTTASATKTTDAPTTTTVFVATTTAAPITTTAASVVESTINNAAASSGISYKTSLLICLVMLSLLD comes from the exons ATGAACAGAAAAATTCTCATAGTCCTTCTTATGATTATAG CATCAGGGAATGCCCAAAGCCCAACAACGAATgcccccacaacaaccacagctactgctgcaaccacaaccacagctgccCCCACGACCACCACAGCTGGCATGACGACAACCACAATTCCTGTCACAATAACCACAGCTGCTTCGACTAAAACAACAGCAGCAACCAACACAATCACAGgagctgccaccacaaccactactgctcctactacaaccacagctCCTGTCACGACAACCACAGATGCTCCATCTAAAATCACAAATGGAGTCACAACATCCACAGTTTATCCCACAACAACCACCGAttctccaacaacaaccacaagtGCTACCACCACATCCACAGGTGCCTCCACTATCACCACAGCAGGCATCACAACTACCACAGTTGCGCattcaacaaccacagctgctccaactACAACCTCAACTACGTCCATGATGACCACCACAGTACCTGCCATGACAACGACACCTGCAACTGCTGCAGCAGCCACCACAACCACAGTTGCTGCAACCACAACCACAGGTGCTCCAACTACAACAACAGCTACTGCTgcaaccacaaccacagctgccCCCACGACCACCACAGCTGGCATGACGACTACCACAATTCCAATCACAACAACCATAGCTGCTtcaacaacatcaacagcagCAACCACCACAATCACAGGAACTGCCACCACATccacttctgctactactacaaccacagctCCTGTCATTACAACCACAGATGCTCCAACTACAACCACAAATGGAGTCACAACATCCACAgtttctcccacaacaaccacagatgCTCCAACTACAATCACAAATGGTGTCACAACAACCACAGTttttcccacaacaaccacaggtgCTGCCATCACAACCACAGGTGCCGCCACAGTCACCACAGCAGGCGTCACAACTACCACAGTTGCTCATTCAACAACTACAGCTGCTCCAACTACAACTTCAACTACGTCCAAGATGACCACCACAGTTCCTGCCATGACAACGACACCTGCAACTGATGTAGCAGCAACCACAACGACAGttgctgcaacaacaacaacagctgctCCAACTGCAACCACTTCAACTGCTGCAACCACAACTACAGCTGCCCCCACGACCACCACAGCTGGCATGACGACTACCACAATTCCggtcacaacaaccacagctgcttcgactacaacaacagcagcaaccaCCACAATCACAGAAGCTGCCACCACAACCCCTACTGCTCCTACTTCAACCACAGCTCCTGTCATGACAACCACAAATGctccaactacaacaacaaatggagtcacaacaaccacagtttctcccacaacaaccacaggtgctgccacaacaaccacagatgctccaactacaacaacaaaTGGAGTCACAACCACAGTTTCTCCTACAACAACCACAGGTGCTTCCATCACAACCACAGGTCCCGCCACGGTCACCACAGCAGGCATCACAACTACCACAGTTGCTCCAACTACAACCACAGCTACTGCTGCAAACACAACCACAGCTAATCCCACAACCACCACAGCTGGCATGACAACTACCACAATTCCGATCACAATAACCACAGCTGCTTCGTctacaacaacagcagcaaccaCTATAATCACAGGAGCTGGCACCACAAccactactgctcctactacaaccaaaGCTCTTGTCATGACAACCGCAGATGCTCCAACTACAAACACAAATGGAGTCACAACATCCACAGTTTCTCCCACAACAAACACAGGTGTTGCCACCACAACCACAGGTGCCACCACAACCACAGGTGCTCCaactacaaccacaaccacagctactgctgcaaccacaaccacagctgaCCCCACAACTACCACAGCTGGCATGCCGACTACCACAATTCCggtcacaacaaccacagctgcttcgactacaacaacagcagcaaccaCCACAATCACAGGAGCTACAACCACATCCAccactgctcctactacaaccacagctCCTGTCATGACAACCACAGATGCTCAAACTGTAACCACAAATGGGATCACAACAACCACAgtttctcccacaacaaccacagctgctgcctccacaaccacagctgccaccaccacaaccacagcaGGCATCACAAATATCACAGTTGCACATTCAACAAACACAGCTGCTCCAACTATAAGCTCAACTACGTCCATGATGACCACCACAGCTCCTGCCATGACAATGACACCTGCAACTGCTGCAACAGCCACCACAACCAGAGTTGCTGCAACAACAACCACAGGTGCTCCAACTACAACCACAGCTGGCATTACAAAAACCACAGCTGAcaaaacaacaaccacagcttctgCCACAAAAACTACAGATGCTCCAACTACAACCACAGTTTTTGTtgcaacaaccacagctgctcctataacaaccacagctgcttctGTTGTTGAATCAACAATCAACAATGCTGCCGCCTCCAGTGGAATAAGCTACAAGACAAGTCTACTCATCTGTCTTGTTATGTTGTCACTGCTTGACTAA